In Pelosinus sp. UFO1, one genomic interval encodes:
- a CDS encoding PAS domain-containing sensor histidine kinase produces MRQKTSESLLKMIFQYVSDAILILDEQGMIVDANPSIEILTGYCTKELIHKVKLSSICQGMDRCADFTVCTNCFTKLGSISSFEIRLLHRNGQIFSAAASTTRLQEHMGGLLVVVLRDMSEHNKEEQKQLQKKMANYMIQAQEEERKRVSRELHDGVGQSIYSMIVGLNIIGQMELKDELKEHFQMVQDMAVQALNEVRCIAVDLRPSSLDDWGLLPALRSFIKQFERTYGIVTTLSVVGKERRYESAVETALYRICQEAMVNAAKYANIDKLQIDFEEQDQQLHLVVTDFGRGFNIEKIEIQGTGLGLYGMRERAELIGGTLDITSNFGHGTTIRVNVPITKQEETTYDHPCFNS; encoded by the coding sequence ATGAGGCAAAAAACTTCCGAATCCTTATTAAAAATGATTTTTCAGTATGTAAGCGATGCAATACTCATTTTAGACGAACAAGGAATGATTGTGGATGCCAATCCATCGATTGAAATTCTGACAGGTTATTGTACTAAGGAGCTTATTCATAAAGTGAAATTAAGCAGTATTTGCCAGGGAATGGACAGATGCGCAGATTTCACCGTTTGTACAAATTGTTTTACGAAGTTAGGAAGTATTTCTTCTTTTGAAATTCGCTTATTGCATAGGAATGGGCAAATTTTTTCCGCAGCTGCAAGTACAACTCGTTTGCAAGAACACATGGGAGGATTGTTGGTAGTTGTACTAAGGGATATGTCAGAACATAATAAAGAGGAACAAAAGCAGTTACAAAAAAAGATGGCTAATTATATGATTCAAGCACAAGAAGAAGAACGTAAGAGAGTATCTCGCGAATTACATGACGGAGTCGGACAAAGTATTTATAGTATGATTGTAGGGCTTAATATCATTGGGCAAATGGAACTTAAAGATGAATTGAAAGAACATTTTCAAATGGTACAAGATATGGCAGTTCAGGCTTTAAATGAAGTACGATGCATTGCTGTCGATCTTAGACCCTCCTCCCTCGACGATTGGGGCCTGTTACCAGCCCTACGGTCTTTCATAAAACAGTTTGAGCGAACCTATGGAATTGTAACAACGTTATCTGTTGTAGGAAAAGAACGTCGTTACGAATCAGCGGTTGAAACGGCCCTATATCGTATCTGTCAAGAGGCTATGGTTAACGCAGCTAAATATGCGAACATTGATAAACTACAGATCGATTTTGAAGAACAGGATCAGCAGTTGCACTTAGTAGTTACAGATTTTGGGCGGGGTTTTAATATAGAAAAGATTGAAATACAGGGAACAGGACTTGGGCTGTACGGTATGCGAGAGCGAGCAGAATTGATTGGCGGTACTCTTGATATTACATCCAACTTTGGCCATGGCACTACGATTCGGGTTAATGTTCCCATAACTAAACAGGAGGAAACAACTTATGACCATCCGTGTTTTAATAGCTGA
- a CDS encoding response regulator transcription factor, producing the protein MTIRVLIADDHAVVRSGLAMLINSQQDMEVVGEAADGREAVELGLKLLPQVALMDLSMPPGENGLIATARLKELLPQTRVLILTMHDDEEYLFQSLKAGAMGYILKNAPQFDLIQAIRTVHQGESYLYPSAAKSLIEGFLRQGNKREEVESLTLLTERERQTLRLVAMGYANKDIAEQLCLSVKTVEAYKTRIMEKLQFKTRPEMVKYAIKKGLLDLEG; encoded by the coding sequence ATGACCATCCGTGTTTTAATAGCTGACGATCACGCTGTTGTCCGTTCAGGATTAGCTATGCTAATTAATTCTCAGCAGGACATGGAGGTGGTTGGGGAAGCTGCAGATGGAAGGGAAGCTGTAGAATTAGGATTAAAACTTCTTCCACAAGTCGCACTTATGGATTTGAGTATGCCTCCAGGTGAGAATGGTTTAATTGCTACTGCAAGATTAAAAGAATTGCTACCACAAACTCGTGTGCTGATCTTGACTATGCATGATGATGAAGAATATTTGTTTCAATCTCTAAAGGCAGGGGCAATGGGATACATCTTAAAGAACGCTCCTCAATTTGATTTAATTCAGGCGATTCGTACGGTTCACCAAGGAGAATCATATTTGTATCCATCTGCCGCAAAATCGTTAATTGAAGGATTCTTGCGACAGGGAAATAAAAGGGAAGAGGTTGAGTCACTAACATTATTAACAGAACGAGAAAGGCAAACATTACGCTTGGTAGCCATGGGTTATGCTAATAAAGATATTGCTGAGCAACTTTGCCTTTCCGTCAAAACCGTTGAAGCTTATAAAACTAGAATAATGGAAAAACTCCAGTTTAAAACTAGGCCTGAAATGGTGAAATACGCCATAAAAAAAGGACTATTAGATTTAGAGGGATAA
- the moaA gene encoding GTP 3',8-cyclase MoaA — MDGLYDIVGRRIHYLRVAVTDRCNFRCQYCMPSDGVKWTEHDNILRYEELLRIIHAFTSLGIDKVRITGGEPLVRKGLIPFLKKVTAIAGIKEVVLTTNGSMLEEYAPLLKKAGVKRVNVSLDTLYPERFKQITGQDALHQVLAGIKKAQAVGLTPIKINMVVMKDFNSDELADFANLAMENPYQIRFIEYMPFCSDKNYLFTAAEIKQQLITAGFTTMLPEVSNNSPAQVYRFPQSQGSIGFITPVSQHFCSSCNRIRLTPDGNLKPCLLSNQEYSLRDVLRAGISDQELLDTIRQVVWNKPMEHELKKGKKSERGMYRIGG; from the coding sequence ATGGATGGATTATATGACATTGTAGGCAGGCGCATTCATTATTTGCGAGTAGCAGTAACCGACAGATGTAATTTTCGCTGTCAATACTGTATGCCATCAGATGGCGTAAAATGGACGGAACATGACAATATTTTACGATATGAAGAACTACTACGAATTATCCATGCATTTACCAGCTTAGGAATTGATAAAGTACGTATTACTGGTGGAGAGCCTTTAGTACGTAAAGGTCTAATACCTTTTTTAAAAAAGGTTACAGCGATTGCAGGTATTAAAGAAGTCGTGTTAACAACCAATGGTAGTATGCTCGAAGAATATGCTCCTCTTTTAAAGAAAGCAGGGGTGAAACGCGTAAATGTGAGTCTTGATACCTTATATCCCGAAAGGTTTAAACAAATAACAGGACAAGATGCATTGCATCAGGTATTGGCAGGGATAAAAAAAGCGCAAGCAGTAGGTCTTACGCCAATTAAAATAAACATGGTTGTTATGAAAGATTTCAATTCAGATGAACTTGCTGACTTTGCGAATTTGGCTATGGAGAATCCATATCAAATTCGATTTATTGAATATATGCCCTTTTGCTCTGATAAAAACTACTTATTTACCGCAGCCGAGATAAAGCAACAACTTATTACCGCTGGTTTTACGACAATGCTTCCAGAGGTGAGTAATAATTCTCCAGCTCAAGTATATCGTTTTCCCCAATCGCAGGGTTCAATTGGTTTTATTACTCCCGTGTCCCAGCATTTCTGTAGTTCTTGCAATCGCATTCGTCTTACACCCGATGGCAACCTTAAGCCCTGTTTATTATCGAACCAGGAATATTCTTTGCGGGATGTTTTACGTGCAGGAATCTCTGATCAAGAGCTTTTAGATACGATAAGACAAGTGGTTTGGAATAAGCCGATGGAACATGAGTTAAAGAAGGGAAAGAAAAGTGAAAGGGGCATGTATCGTATTGGAGGGTAA
- a CDS encoding molybdenum cofactor guanylyltransferase, with amino-acid sequence MKGACIVLEGNRFSIVVLAGGQSSRMGCDKAALPWENGDILHNLLLKMLTLSDDIVVVSNITRNIKLPVRQVPDILMSKGPLSGIHAGLFYARYSRVFVTACDTPFLKPEIIPIIVQSLGSQDGAVTVRKGKIEPLLACYRKPCAGIIEELIPKEQYSVLRLLDKIHWVPVTCLDELDDCLFTNINTYSDYEKAKLILGREKEV; translated from the coding sequence GTGAAAGGGGCATGTATCGTATTGGAGGGTAACCGGTTTTCAATTGTTGTATTAGCAGGTGGTCAGAGTAGCCGGATGGGCTGCGACAAAGCGGCACTTCCTTGGGAAAATGGAGACATCCTCCATAACTTATTGTTAAAAATGCTAACATTGTCTGATGATATCGTGGTAGTGAGTAACATCACTAGAAATATTAAACTGCCTGTCCGGCAAGTTCCTGATATCCTAATGTCTAAAGGGCCCTTAAGTGGTATTCATGCAGGGCTATTCTATGCTCGATATTCTCGGGTTTTTGTTACGGCCTGTGATACACCTTTTTTAAAACCTGAAATTATTCCAATTATTGTTCAATCCTTGGGAAGCCAGGATGGGGCTGTTACGGTACGTAAAGGGAAAATAGAACCCCTATTGGCCTGTTATCGAAAACCTTGCGCTGGCATAATCGAAGAGCTTATTCCGAAGGAACAATACAGTGTTCTTAGATTGTTAGATAAAATTCACTGGGTGCCTGTTACTTGTCTAGATGAACTGGATGATTGCCTTTTTACAAACATTAATACGTATAGTGATTATGAAAAAGCAAAACTAATATTGGGAAGGGAAAAAGAAGTATGA
- the mobB gene encoding molybdopterin-guanine dinucleotide biosynthesis protein B produces MIPLISFVGYSDSGKTTLLVKVISELKSRGYRIAVIKHDGHDFEIDHKGTDTYKHRQAGADIVCIASSKKVAIIENFAQPPVLDDIVQSITNVDLILTEGFKQEKKPQIEVHRQGIECIGPKKNRIALIADQQIYEGVPYFKLDEIEAVADFLENIIQDSTL; encoded by the coding sequence ATGATACCCCTTATATCATTTGTGGGCTATTCTGATAGTGGTAAAACCACCCTTTTGGTAAAGGTTATTTCTGAGCTCAAAAGTCGTGGCTATCGAATTGCTGTTATTAAACATGATGGACATGATTTCGAAATAGATCATAAGGGGACTGATACTTACAAGCACCGCCAAGCTGGTGCTGATATTGTATGTATTGCCTCTAGTAAGAAAGTCGCTATAATAGAAAACTTTGCTCAGCCACCAGTATTGGATGATATTGTGCAGAGTATTACTAATGTTGATTTGATTTTGACGGAAGGCTTTAAACAAGAAAAGAAACCACAAATTGAAGTACACCGCCAGGGAATAGAATGTATTGGTCCCAAAAAGAATCGGATTGCGTTAATTGCGGATCAACAGATTTATGAGGGTGTACCGTATTTTAAATTGGATGAGATAGAAGCGGTTGCTGACTTTTTAGAAAATATAATTCAAGATTCAACGCTATAG
- the glp gene encoding gephyrin-like molybdotransferase Glp: MAISLEDSMSILLEKIKLQKKTHISLEDCYNRVLAEDIIADMDFPPFDRSPLDGYAVRMEDVQSASSFNPVVLKQVDYVPAGSWPSKKVEIGMATRIMTGAKIPEGADAIIRLEDTEVQQDMVSIFAAADANHNICRQGEEICIGQIMLKKGTVIKDGAMGVLAMLGRSRPLIYEQPKVAILATGTEIVSVDQPLTKGKIRNSNSYMLMAKVREAGGQPILLGQVKDDIIEMEKKLIGHENIAMYITTGGASVGDYDLMEQLFHKMKIPMLFSRLAMKPGMPVITGFWHDTLVVALSGNPASANVSFEVLLRPLLRKMAGIIEIERPRAEAKLKKAFNKKSKSRRFIWARCENVDGALYAEPIDFQGNGMLSGLLPANALIDVSADSSCLPIGTRVTLRLLTD; this comes from the coding sequence ATGGCAATATCATTAGAAGATTCTATGTCAATTTTACTAGAAAAAATAAAATTGCAAAAAAAAACTCATATTTCCCTAGAAGATTGCTATAATCGGGTATTAGCAGAAGACATTATTGCAGATATGGATTTTCCTCCTTTTGATCGATCGCCCTTAGATGGTTATGCAGTAAGAATGGAAGATGTACAATCTGCCTCCTCTTTTAATCCTGTGGTGCTAAAACAAGTAGATTATGTACCAGCAGGCAGTTGGCCAAGTAAAAAAGTTGAAATAGGCATGGCCACACGCATTATGACAGGGGCGAAAATCCCTGAGGGAGCAGATGCTATCATTCGACTGGAAGATACAGAAGTTCAACAGGACATGGTTAGCATTTTCGCAGCTGCAGATGCCAACCACAATATCTGTAGGCAAGGGGAAGAAATTTGTATTGGTCAGATTATGCTGAAAAAAGGCACGGTCATTAAGGATGGAGCGATGGGGGTCCTAGCGATGCTAGGCAGGAGTAGACCCTTGATTTATGAGCAGCCTAAAGTTGCTATCTTGGCTACTGGGACTGAGATTGTTAGTGTTGATCAGCCTCTAACCAAAGGAAAGATTCGGAATTCGAATAGTTATATGTTAATGGCAAAAGTTAGAGAAGCTGGGGGACAACCGATTCTTTTAGGGCAGGTCAAAGATGATATTATCGAAATGGAAAAAAAGCTAATAGGGCATGAGAACATTGCTATGTATATCACTACAGGGGGGGCGTCTGTTGGTGATTATGACTTAATGGAACAATTATTTCATAAAATGAAAATTCCCATGTTATTCAGTCGCTTAGCAATGAAGCCAGGCATGCCGGTAATAACCGGTTTCTGGCATGATACATTGGTGGTAGCCTTATCTGGAAATCCGGCATCAGCAAATGTTTCTTTTGAGGTGCTACTAAGGCCTTTACTGCGAAAAATGGCAGGAATTATTGAGATTGAAAGGCCTAGAGCAGAAGCTAAGCTTAAGAAGGCCTTTAATAAAAAAAGTAAGTCTAGGCGCTTCATTTGGGCTAGGTGCGAAAATGTCGATGGAGCCCTATATGCTGAACCGATTGATTTTCAAGGAAATGGTATGTTGTCAGGCTTATTGCCAGCTAACGCTCTTATTGATGTTTCGGCGGACAGTAGTTGTTTACCAATAGGAACGAGGGTAACTCTTCGTTTATTGACTGATTAG
- a CDS encoding molybdopterin-binding protein, with amino-acid sequence MKSIDVSQAIGMILGQDLTRVVPGETSGVAFKKGHIIKAEDISLMRSMGKNNVYVMEFGEDQVHENDAAEQLALLVGHKELLLSEAAEGKVGIRAQCHGLLKINTEKLFEINMLEGLSLSTLHNNSLVCVNELVAIAKIIPLVLPKKTMDQAKEICIDEELIHIIPFTAKKAGLLITGNEVYYGIIKDKFEAVIKKKFADLGSVVTETIFLPDDENLIAETIKTLAVKNDIVFVTGGMSVDPDDVTLAGVKKAGADVAVYGTPVLPGAMFMTAYLGEIPVIGIPACGMFSKVTVLDVVLPQILIGERITRQYIASLGHGGLCRRCESGCTYPHCSFAK; translated from the coding sequence ATGAAATCAATTGATGTAAGTCAGGCAATCGGTATGATCTTAGGGCAAGATCTTACTCGTGTTGTACCTGGGGAAACGAGCGGCGTAGCTTTTAAAAAAGGTCATATCATTAAGGCAGAAGATATTTCTTTAATGCGCAGCATGGGAAAAAATAACGTATATGTTATGGAATTTGGTGAGGATCAAGTTCACGAAAATGATGCGGCAGAGCAGTTAGCCCTTTTAGTAGGGCATAAGGAATTGCTGCTATCAGAAGCTGCCGAAGGTAAGGTCGGGATACGGGCACAGTGCCATGGTCTACTCAAGATAAATACGGAGAAATTATTTGAAATTAATATGTTGGAGGGTTTATCCCTTTCTACCTTGCATAATAATAGCCTTGTGTGTGTGAATGAATTAGTCGCTATTGCAAAGATTATCCCTCTGGTTTTACCAAAGAAAACAATGGATCAAGCAAAAGAAATATGTATAGATGAAGAGCTAATCCACATTATACCTTTTACTGCGAAGAAAGCAGGCTTACTGATCACAGGAAACGAGGTATATTATGGTATAATAAAAGATAAATTTGAAGCGGTAATAAAAAAGAAGTTTGCAGATCTGGGCAGTGTAGTAACAGAAACAATATTTTTACCAGACGATGAAAATTTAATTGCAGAAACGATAAAGACATTGGCAGTTAAAAATGACATTGTGTTTGTAACTGGCGGCATGTCGGTCGATCCTGATGACGTGACATTAGCCGGTGTAAAAAAGGCGGGGGCAGATGTAGCAGTGTATGGCACACCTGTTTTACCAGGTGCTATGTTTATGACGGCCTACTTAGGTGAAATACCTGTAATCGGTATTCCTGCATGTGGTATGTTTAGTAAAGTAACGGTGCTTGATGTAGTATTGCCCCAAATATTAATCGGTGAGCGTATTACGCGCCAGTATATAGCTTCCCTAGGACATGGTGGTTTATGTCGCCGTTGCGAGAGTGGCTGCACGTATCCTCATTGTTCATTTGCAAAGTAA
- the moaC gene encoding cyclic pyranopterin monophosphate synthase MoaC — MGEFTHFNTKGESHMVDVSAKDITYRQAVARGQIFMEVETLEKIYDSQIAKGNVLEVARLAGIMAAKQTQHLIPLCHPLPISSVMISFTKGEASVIIEATVRVSGQTGVEMEAMTAVSIAALTIYDMCKAIDRSMVISNVCLMKKEGGKSGLFEREDDPCLQK; from the coding sequence ATGGGAGAATTTACTCATTTTAATACCAAAGGCGAGAGTCACATGGTGGATGTTAGTGCAAAAGATATAACCTATCGGCAAGCAGTAGCTCGTGGACAAATTTTTATGGAAGTAGAAACATTAGAAAAGATATATGACAGTCAAATTGCTAAAGGGAATGTTTTGGAAGTAGCACGCCTAGCGGGTATTATGGCGGCAAAACAGACGCAGCATTTAATACCTCTTTGCCATCCTTTGCCGATAAGTTCTGTTATGATCAGTTTCACCAAAGGGGAGGCTTCTGTCATCATTGAGGCGACTGTTAGAGTGAGTGGACAAACAGGTGTTGAAATGGAAGCTATGACAGCCGTTAGCATTGCGGCTTTGACCATATATGACATGTGTAAAGCCATTGACCGTTCTATGGTAATATCTAATGTTTGCTTAATGAAAAAAGAAGGCGGTAAAAGTGGCCTATTTGAGAGGGAGGATGATCCATGTCTGCAAAAATAG
- a CDS encoding MOSC domain-containing protein → MSAKIAAVCISKEKGVRKTNIGEATLIPNWGMEGDAHAGKWHRQISLLSVDSIEKMREMGKQKGLDLVPGDFAENLTTEGLELFKLPVGTYLKAGETLLEVTQIGKSCHHGCEIFKQVGQCVMPKEGIFTRVLVGGKVKAEDSITLWQGIPVGIITASDKGAKGEREDTSAKEIEKLMPEIQGQVIDYRILPDDQDVLVEAMTEMVDQLGVGLLLTTGGTGFSPRDVTPEATLRVIERAVPGLPEAMRRESFAISSRAMLSRAVAGIRGKCLIVNLPGSPKAVRECLQVILPVLPHALDILRGTGGECGQPGTGKGI, encoded by the coding sequence ATGTCTGCAAAAATAGCTGCTGTTTGCATTAGCAAAGAAAAGGGTGTCCGCAAGACGAATATCGGTGAGGCTACTCTAATTCCCAACTGGGGCATGGAAGGTGACGCCCATGCAGGGAAATGGCATAGACAGATTAGCTTACTCAGCGTAGATAGTATAGAAAAAATGCGGGAAATGGGCAAGCAAAAAGGCCTAGACTTAGTTCCGGGGGATTTTGCTGAAAACCTTACTACAGAAGGCTTGGAGCTTTTCAAACTACCTGTAGGTACCTACCTTAAAGCTGGTGAGACATTATTAGAAGTGACCCAAATTGGTAAAAGTTGTCATCATGGCTGTGAAATATTTAAACAGGTTGGCCAATGTGTTATGCCGAAAGAAGGTATTTTTACCCGCGTACTTGTTGGCGGTAAAGTTAAGGCAGAGGATTCAATTACACTTTGGCAAGGGATACCAGTAGGTATTATTACTGCCAGCGACAAAGGTGCTAAAGGTGAACGGGAAGATACCAGTGCCAAAGAGATCGAAAAACTTATGCCTGAGATTCAAGGACAGGTTATTGATTATCGTATACTGCCGGATGATCAGGATGTATTAGTAGAAGCTATGACGGAGATGGTAGATCAGCTTGGTGTAGGTCTTTTGCTTACTACTGGAGGCACTGGCTTTTCCCCCAGAGATGTAACCCCTGAAGCGACTTTGCGTGTGATTGAAAGAGCTGTCCCTGGCTTACCGGAAGCCATGCGACGAGAAAGCTTTGCTATATCCTCAAGAGCAATGTTAAGCCGAGCTGTGGCAGGTATTCGCGGTAAATGTCTCATTGTGAACCTGCCAGGCAGTCCCAAAGCAGTACGGGAATGTCTGCAAGTCATTTTACCTGTACTGCCTCATGCCCTAGACATCCTCCGTGGCACGGGTGGTGAATGCGGACAACCAGGAACAGGTAAAGGTATATAA
- a CDS encoding molybdopterin-dependent oxidoreductase: MKREVKRSVCPYDCPDACGLMVETFEGKAIRVTGDPDHPYTKGTLCPKMNHYEKTVHSPERLTHPLLRTGPKGTGEFKAISWDEAMHHIKDHWQKIIAEYGAESILPYSYAGTMGVVQRNIGEAFFHRLGASRLDRTICSSAKGYGWSTVMGSSLAPHPQEVAASDLIILWGTNVLATNIHLLYYVREAKKRGATVWLIETYETPAAQVADKVIIARPGTDGALALGMMNVLVRNHLVDEDFVRQHVQGFESLKEEVLPDYSTEVVSEITGIDSTTIEEMAILYGKAQAPFIVMGSGMSRYGNGAMTVRAISCLPAIVGAWAKTGGGLLSSVGTGGAFAMETITRTDFIKEPTRSVNMNQLGMALQELNNPPIKSMYVYHSNPAVVTPDQNAVIKGLLREDLFTVVHERFMTDTARYADIVLPATSSLEHADIYRSYGHYCVQRAYSVIPPVGEAKSNWDVFRLLAEAMEFKEPFFQQTVDEIINQLIDTPNAWLKGVDMDKLQNGVAVELPLPPNYKTIFKTPSGKIEIFNPREEEPLPRYNTSHGDDAPFWFMNAPGLYSLNSSFNERPDLLEKRKDMYLMMNPRDALNKKLQDKQEVIAYNERGEVTFILDITPKAPVGVVVAEGIFWIKDTPGQRSVNALTSQRLTDKAAASTFYDTKVDVRAK, encoded by the coding sequence GTGAAGAGAGAAGTAAAACGGTCTGTATGCCCTTATGACTGTCCCGATGCCTGTGGACTTATGGTAGAAACGTTCGAGGGTAAAGCGATAAGAGTTACGGGAGATCCAGATCATCCTTATACAAAAGGAACCTTATGTCCAAAAATGAATCATTATGAAAAGACAGTACATTCGCCAGAGCGGTTGACTCACCCCTTATTACGTACAGGACCTAAGGGAACAGGGGAATTCAAGGCGATTAGCTGGGATGAAGCAATGCATCATATTAAGGATCATTGGCAGAAGATAATTGCTGAGTATGGAGCCGAGTCTATTCTTCCTTATTCCTATGCGGGGACAATGGGGGTGGTACAGCGTAATATTGGAGAGGCTTTTTTTCATCGTTTAGGAGCTTCTCGCTTAGATAGAACAATTTGTTCATCTGCTAAAGGATATGGATGGTCTACTGTAATGGGCTCAAGCCTAGCACCCCATCCTCAAGAAGTAGCAGCAAGTGACTTAATCATTCTTTGGGGGACCAATGTGCTAGCTACGAATATCCACTTGCTTTATTATGTTCGAGAAGCAAAAAAAAGGGGTGCGACTGTCTGGTTAATTGAGACTTATGAGACGCCGGCAGCTCAAGTTGCTGATAAGGTGATCATAGCGCGACCTGGTACTGATGGGGCCTTGGCCTTGGGGATGATGAATGTCTTGGTGCGTAATCATTTGGTTGATGAGGACTTTGTTAGGCAACATGTACAAGGCTTTGAATCGTTAAAGGAAGAAGTTCTACCAGACTATTCAACTGAAGTCGTAAGTGAAATTACGGGAATTGATAGCACTACGATAGAAGAAATGGCCATATTATATGGGAAAGCGCAAGCGCCTTTTATCGTCATGGGCAGTGGGATGTCACGGTATGGTAATGGTGCCATGACAGTTCGTGCGATTAGCTGCCTTCCAGCGATTGTGGGAGCCTGGGCGAAAACAGGGGGAGGCCTTTTATCAAGCGTTGGTACCGGTGGTGCCTTTGCTATGGAAACCATCACTCGGACAGATTTTATTAAAGAACCGACTCGAAGCGTAAATATGAATCAATTAGGTATGGCCTTGCAGGAATTGAATAATCCACCAATTAAGAGTATGTATGTATATCATTCAAATCCTGCAGTTGTTACTCCGGATCAAAATGCAGTAATAAAAGGACTTTTGCGAGAAGATCTATTCACTGTAGTTCATGAAAGATTCATGACAGATACGGCCCGTTATGCCGATATTGTGTTACCGGCAACTAGTTCACTAGAACATGCGGATATATATCGTTCCTATGGACATTACTGCGTACAAAGGGCCTATTCAGTCATCCCTCCAGTGGGAGAAGCAAAGTCAAATTGGGATGTATTCCGTTTACTAGCTGAAGCAATGGAGTTTAAGGAGCCTTTCTTCCAGCAGACTGTAGATGAAATTATTAACCAATTAATTGACACACCGAATGCATGGCTTAAAGGTGTAGACATGGATAAATTGCAGAATGGTGTAGCAGTAGAACTACCATTGCCTCCTAATTACAAAACAATATTTAAAACTCCTTCAGGAAAAATAGAAATATTTAATCCGCGGGAAGAGGAGCCTCTTCCTAGGTACAATACATCACATGGTGATGATGCCCCTTTTTGGTTTATGAATGCTCCCGGACTGTATTCTCTTAATTCTTCATTTAATGAACGGCCTGACCTTTTGGAAAAAAGGAAAGACATGTATTTGATGATGAACCCCCGTGATGCTTTAAATAAAAAACTACAAGATAAACAAGAAGTCATCGCCTATAATGAACGAGGAGAAGTTACCTTTATTCTTGATATAACACCAAAAGCTCCCGTTGGTGTAGTGGTGGCAGAAGGAATCTTTTGGATTAAAGATACTCCAGGGCAGCGTTCTGTGAATGCCTTGACTTCTCAGCGTCTAACAGATAAGGCGGCTGCTAGTACTTTTTATGATACAAAGGTTGACGTCCGCGCTAAATAA